A single window of Senegalia massiliensis DNA harbors:
- a CDS encoding ABC transporter ATP-binding protein, producing MAEKKLNNKKNLIEVKNLKKHFKVGRNQILKAVDGISFAIKEGETLGLVGESGCGKSTTGRTLIRLYEATDGEVIFDGMNVHKLNKKEMKNFAKETQMIFQDPYASLNPRMTVGDIIGEGMDIHNLRKGKERMKRIYELLETVGLNREHASRFPHEFSGGQRQRIGIARALSVEPKFIVCDEPISALDVSIQAQVVNLLEDLQKEMGLTYLFIAHDLSMVKHISDRIAVMYLGAIMELTSSKDLYNEPLHPYTQALLSAIPIADPEASKGRKRIILEGDVPSPINPPEGCKFQNRCKYAKDICRQKAPELREVKPGHYVACHLVK from the coding sequence ATGGCAGAGAAAAAATTAAATAACAAAAAGAATTTAATTGAAGTAAAAAACTTAAAAAAGCATTTTAAAGTTGGTAGAAATCAAATTCTTAAAGCGGTAGATGGTATATCATTTGCCATAAAAGAAGGAGAAACATTAGGACTTGTAGGTGAATCTGGTTGTGGGAAATCTACTACTGGAAGAACTCTTATACGTCTATATGAAGCTACTGATGGAGAGGTAATTTTTGATGGAATGAATGTTCATAAATTAAATAAAAAAGAAATGAAAAACTTTGCAAAAGAAACTCAAATGATATTCCAAGATCCTTATGCTTCACTTAATCCTCGTATGACAGTTGGAGATATTATTGGTGAAGGAATGGACATACACAATTTAAGAAAAGGCAAAGAAAGAATGAAGAGAATATATGAGCTACTTGAAACTGTAGGCCTTAATAGAGAACATGCTTCTCGTTTCCCACATGAATTTAGTGGTGGACAAAGACAGCGTATAGGTATAGCACGTGCTCTTTCTGTTGAGCCTAAATTTATAGTATGTGATGAGCCTATTTCTGCACTTGATGTGTCTATTCAAGCACAAGTTGTAAATTTACTTGAAGATTTACAAAAAGAAATGGGATTAACATATCTCTTTATAGCTCATGACCTTTCAATGGTTAAACATATATCAGATAGAATAGCAGTAATGTATTTAGGTGCAATAATGGAACTTACGTCAAGTAAAGACCTTTATAATGAGCCATTACATCCATATACTCAAGCTTTGCTTTCTGCAATACCTATTGCAGACCCTGAAGCATCTAAAGGTAGAAAGAGAATTATACTTGAAGGAGATGTTCCAAGTCCGATAAACCCTCCTGAAGGTTGTAAATTCCAAAATAGATGTAAGTATGCTAAAGATATATGTAGACAAAAAGCACCAGAATTAAGAGAAGTAAAACCAGGACATTATGTAGCCTGTCATTTAGTAAAATAG
- a CDS encoding peptide ABC transporter substrate-binding protein, producing MKKNKLLIMLLIFAMVFSVALAGCAGDDDTNEGTDDPAAEGEGDNKGEDTGEEEMAEEQVLRINWTSEPPSLDPQISQDATSSRILNDTLEGMVRLDEEGVPKEGSAMAETWEVNEDGTEYVFNLRDANWSDGEPVTAADFEYSWKRALDPETASTYAFMLYAIKNAEAYNSGDIDNADEVGITAEDEKTLKVTLERPDPTFLSKLQNSTFLPAREDKVKEWGEKYASEVEYLMSNGPFKVVEWEHENKLVMEKNPDYWNAENVKLERVEGIMVNDPNTIMNLYETGELDWINVPSQYIEQYKDKLNTYPEASTFYYTFNTENEFFKNAKIRKAFSVAVDRNKIQEARTQGVVPPAWAFVPPGMPGPEGSTFREANGELLKDLGNGASAEEAKKLLEEGLEEIGKTVEDMNGIKFLTFDSENSLQRAQIWQQYWKENLGVEVGIDTATFKVKIDRENKKDFAMSYSGWIGDYNDPMTFMDMWVTDGPQNTAGWSNEEYDELIKTAQTTNDSEERMNAMLEAEKILMEELPVAPQDHSVAVLLENPKLKGVVRLPLQVTDGLYKAYFVK from the coding sequence ATGAAAAAAAATAAGTTATTAATAATGCTATTAATCTTTGCAATGGTATTTTCAGTAGCACTTGCTGGTTGTGCTGGCGATGATGATACAAATGAAGGTACAGATGATCCAGCAGCAGAAGGCGAAGGAGATAACAAAGGTGAAGATACAGGCGAAGAGGAAATGGCTGAAGAACAAGTACTTAGAATAAACTGGACTTCAGAGCCTCCAAGTTTAGATCCACAAATATCACAAGATGCTACTTCAAGTAGAATACTTAATGATACATTAGAAGGTATGGTAAGATTAGATGAAGAAGGTGTTCCAAAAGAAGGTTCAGCAATGGCTGAAACTTGGGAAGTAAATGAAGATGGAACAGAATATGTATTTAATTTAAGAGATGCTAATTGGTCAGATGGGGAACCTGTAACAGCAGCAGATTTTGAATATTCTTGGAAGAGAGCGTTAGATCCAGAAACAGCTTCAACTTATGCTTTCATGCTTTATGCTATAAAGAATGCAGAAGCTTATAACTCAGGAGATATCGACAATGCTGATGAAGTAGGAATAACAGCAGAAGACGAAAAAACTCTTAAAGTAACACTTGAAAGACCAGATCCAACTTTCTTAAGTAAATTACAAAATAGTACTTTCTTACCTGCAAGAGAAGATAAAGTTAAAGAGTGGGGAGAAAAATATGCTTCAGAAGTTGAATACTTAATGTCTAATGGACCATTTAAAGTAGTAGAATGGGAACATGAAAACAAATTAGTTATGGAAAAGAATCCAGATTATTGGAATGCTGAAAATGTTAAGCTTGAAAGAGTAGAAGGTATTATGGTAAATGATCCTAATACTATAATGAACCTTTATGAAACAGGAGAATTAGATTGGATAAATGTACCATCACAATATATAGAGCAATATAAAGATAAATTAAATACTTATCCAGAAGCATCAACTTTCTATTATACATTTAATACTGAAAATGAGTTCTTTAAAAATGCTAAAATAAGAAAAGCGTTTAGTGTGGCAGTAGATAGAAATAAAATACAAGAAGCTAGAACTCAAGGTGTAGTTCCGCCAGCATGGGCATTTGTACCACCTGGAATGCCAGGACCTGAAGGATCAACTTTTAGAGAAGCTAATGGAGAATTATTAAAAGACTTAGGTAATGGTGCATCTGCTGAAGAAGCTAAGAAGTTATTAGAAGAAGGATTAGAGGAAATTGGTAAGACAGTAGAAGATATGAATGGAATCAAATTCCTTACTTTTGATAGTGAGAATTCACTTCAAAGAGCACAAATTTGGCAACAATATTGGAAAGAAAATTTAGGTGTAGAAGTAGGAATAGACACAGCTACATTTAAAGTTAAGATTGATAGAGAAAACAAAAAAGACTTTGCAATGTCATATTCAGGATGGATTGGAGATTACAATGATCCTATGACTTTCATGGATATGTGGGTTACAGATGGACCACAAAATACAGCTGGTTGGTCTAATGAAGAGTATGATGAGTTAATTAAAACAGCTCAAACTACTAATGATAGTGAAGAAAGAATGAATGCAATGTTAGAAGCTGAAAAGATCTTAATGGAAGAACTACCAGTAGCTCCTCAAGATCATTCAGTAGCTGTATTGCTTGAAAACCCTAAATTAAAAGGCGTTGTAAGATTACCACTTCAAGTTACAGATGGATTATATAAAGCTTATTTTGTAAAATAA